In Sulfurihydrogenibium subterraneum DSM 15120, one DNA window encodes the following:
- the rpsD gene encoding 30S ribosomal protein S4 codes for MGRYIGPLTKVSRRLGVFVGGDIESFQKRNFPPGQHGRTQGRKKLSDYGVRLQEKQKLKFLYGGLREGQFRRYFEEASKKAGNTGVVLLQLLERRLDNVVYRLGFAKTRQQARQFVKHGHFTVNGKKVDISSYRVDVGDIIEVREKSKKLSVFKENLESRDPRSVPRWLELDKDSMRGKVIEIPEEIELEIPVNVQYIIEFYSM; via the coding sequence ATGGGTAGATATATAGGACCTTTAACAAAAGTAAGTAGAAGGTTAGGTGTATTTGTAGGTGGTGATATAGAATCTTTCCAAAAGAGAAATTTTCCACCTGGACAACATGGAAGAACTCAAGGTAGAAAAAAGCTATCAGATTATGGAGTTAGATTACAAGAGAAACAAAAGTTAAAGTTTCTATATGGTGGTCTAAGAGAAGGTCAATTTAGAAGATACTTTGAGGAAGCATCTAAAAAAGCGGGTAACACAGGTGTAGTTTTATTGCAACTTTTAGAGAGAAGATTAGATAATGTTGTATATAGATTAGGTTTTGCAAAAACAAGACAACAGGCAAGACAATTCGTAAAACATGGTCATTTTACTGTTAATGGAAAAAAAGTAGATATTTCATCTTATAGGGTTGATGTTGGAGATATTATAGAAGTTAGAGAGAAAAGTAAAAAATTGTCTGTTTTTAAAGAGAATTTAGAAAGTAGAGACCCAAGATCAGTCCCTAGGTGGCTTGAGTTGGATAAAGACAGTATGAGAGGTAAGGTTATAGAAATTCCGGAAGAAATAGAATTAGAGATTCCTGTTAATGTTCAGTACATTATTGAGTTTTACTCTATGTAA
- a CDS encoding DNA-directed RNA polymerase subunit alpha: MPSLLDFVMPSKIYWDESTKTENFGKLYVEPLERGYGITLGNALRRVLLSSLPGGAITAVKIVGVPHEFTTIKGVIEDVSEIILNLKQIRLKVDENIERDFAILEVEGPGKVFAKDIKVPPGIEVVNSDEYICTLSENVKLQMELRIERGRGYKTVEELEEINEIGWILIDTSFSPIKRCTFAVEPVRVGDKTDYDRLILEIETDGTITPDEALEKSANILIEHFTLLQKPTVRKAQVIKKTVAPKTEELKIEEDKLSLAIDELEISSRAINTLRKLGINTIGDLVKLSEDDLKEAKSIGRKSLKEIKDALADMGLELAPSKSTTE; encoded by the coding sequence ATGCCTTCTTTGTTAGATTTTGTTATGCCTTCAAAAATATACTGGGATGAATCAACTAAAACAGAAAATTTTGGTAAATTATACGTAGAACCGTTAGAAAGAGGTTATGGTATAACTCTTGGTAATGCTTTAAGAAGGGTTTTACTTTCTTCATTACCCGGTGGTGCTATAACAGCTGTTAAGATAGTTGGAGTACCCCACGAATTTACGACAATAAAAGGTGTAATAGAAGACGTAAGTGAAATTATTTTAAATTTAAAACAGATCAGATTGAAAGTAGATGAAAATATAGAAAGAGACTTTGCTATATTAGAAGTTGAAGGACCTGGTAAAGTTTTTGCAAAGGATATTAAAGTTCCACCAGGAATCGAAGTAGTAAATTCTGATGAGTATATATGCACTCTTTCTGAAAATGTAAAACTTCAGATGGAACTTAGAATAGAAAGAGGAAGAGGATACAAAACGGTAGAAGAGTTAGAAGAGATAAACGAAATTGGTTGGATATTAATTGATACTTCTTTTTCTCCGATAAAAAGATGTACCTTTGCTGTAGAGCCTGTTAGAGTAGGAGATAAAACAGACTACGATAGACTTATCCTTGAAATAGAGACAGACGGAACGATTACTCCAGATGAAGCGTTAGAAAAGTCAGCAAACATATTGATTGAACATTTCACACTACTACAAAAACCTACCGTAAGAAAGGCACAAGTTATAAAGAAAACTGTTGCACCAAAAACAGAAGAGTTAAAAATAGAAGAAGACAAATTGTCCTTAGCAATAGATGAACTTGAAATATCTTCAAGGGCTATAAATACTTTAAGAAAACTTGGAATAAACACAATTGGAGATTTGGTAAAATTATCAGAAGATGATTTAAAAGAGGCTAAAAGTATTGGAAGAAAGTCTTTAAAAGAGATAAAGGACGCTTTAGCAGACATGGGCTTAGAACTTGCACCATCTAAATCAACAACAGAGTAA
- the rplQ gene encoding 50S ribosomal protein L17: MRHRVKTKSFHRRKEQREALFINLAKALILNGRITTTLPKAKALRSFVEKLVTLAKEDSIHSKRLLSQRLRDQRVARKLYSEIAPLFKERNGGYTRIYKLEKRRIGDGGEQAIVEFVEYPEKG, translated from the coding sequence ATGCGTCATAGAGTTAAAACAAAAAGCTTTCACAGAAGAAAAGAGCAAAGAGAAGCTCTTTTTATAAACTTAGCAAAAGCTCTTATATTAAATGGTAGAATTACGACCACTTTACCAAAAGCAAAAGCTTTAAGGTCTTTTGTGGAAAAGTTAGTAACTTTAGCAAAAGAAGATTCTATACACTCAAAAAGATTGCTATCCCAAAGATTAAGAGATCAAAGAGTTGCAAGGAAGTTGTATAGTGAAATAGCTCCTTTGTTTAAAGAGAGAAACGGTGGTTATACAAGAATATACAAGTTAGAGAAAAGAAGAATAGGTGATGGCGGAGAACAGGCTATAGTAGAGTTTGTAGAATATCCTGAAAAAGGATAA
- a CDS encoding YggT family protein yields MFILSNFLLAVSHTLDIALEIYKWIVIISALVSFVNPDPYNPIIKFLRASTEPAYRFIRRYIPTIIYNVDFAPFIVILIIIFLQRFLVPTLQQLAYHLS; encoded by the coding sequence ATGTTTATATTATCAAATTTTCTTTTGGCAGTGTCCCATACGTTGGACATTGCCCTTGAAATCTATAAATGGATTGTTATAATCTCAGCTTTAGTATCTTTTGTAAATCCCGACCCTTATAACCCGATAATCAAATTTTTAAGAGCTTCTACAGAACCTGCTTACAGATTTATTAGAAGATATATTCCTACAATAATCTACAACGTAGATTTTGCCCCCTTTATCGTTATTCTAATAATAATATTCCTTCAAAGATTCTTGGTTCCAACCCTACAACAGCTTGCATACCATCTTAGTTAA
- a CDS encoding EscU/YscU/HrcU family type III secretion system export apparatus switch protein, with product MSTENRKAVALKYERYKDTAPKVIAKGKGEIAQKIIEVAKEHGVYVKEDKDLVEVLSGLDLYQEIPEDLYKVVAEILAFIYKTKQKR from the coding sequence ATGTCTACTGAAAATAGAAAAGCAGTAGCTTTAAAGTATGAGAGATACAAAGACACAGCTCCAAAAGTTATTGCAAAAGGAAAAGGAGAAATTGCACAGAAGATTATAGAAGTTGCAAAAGAACACGGTGTTTACGTAAAAGAAGATAAAGATTTAGTAGAGGTCTTATCTGGTTTAGATTTGTATCAGGAGATACCAGAAGACCTCTACAAAGTAGTAGCGGAAATATTAGCTTTTATTTATAAAACTAAACAGAAACGTTAA
- a CDS encoding 2,3,4,5-tetrahydropyridine-2,6-dicarboxylate N-succinyltransferase — MEELKTLITQAWENRELLKDNKYKEAVRETIDLLDKGKIRVAEKVNGEWIVNEWVKQAILLYFPIQDMQVMEVGPFEYYDKIPLKKNWRERGVRVVPPATARYGSYIEPGAILMPSYVNIGAYVGSGTMVDTWATVGSCAQVGKNVHLSGGVGLGGVLEPPSARPVIIEDNCFIGSRCIIVEGVIVEEEAVLGANVVITASTRIIDVSGEEPVEYRGRVPARSVVVPGTITKKFPAGEYGVQCALIIGKRKESTDKKTSLNEALREFNVSV, encoded by the coding sequence TTGGAAGAATTAAAAACACTTATAACTCAAGCTTGGGAAAATAGAGAGCTGTTAAAGGATAATAAATACAAAGAAGCTGTTAGGGAAACTATAGACCTTCTTGATAAAGGAAAAATAAGAGTTGCTGAAAAGGTAAACGGAGAATGGATTGTAAACGAGTGGGTCAAACAAGCTATACTCCTATACTTTCCTATCCAAGATATGCAAGTTATGGAAGTTGGACCTTTTGAATATTATGATAAGATACCTTTAAAGAAAAACTGGAGAGAAAGAGGCGTTAGAGTTGTACCTCCAGCTACTGCGAGGTACGGAAGTTATATAGAGCCAGGTGCTATACTTATGCCATCTTATGTAAATATAGGTGCATACGTTGGAAGCGGAACTATGGTTGATACGTGGGCTACAGTTGGGTCATGTGCTCAAGTAGGAAAAAATGTTCACTTGTCAGGTGGTGTAGGACTGGGTGGCGTTTTAGAGCCTCCTTCTGCAAGACCTGTTATCATAGAAGACAACTGTTTTATAGGTTCAAGATGTATTATAGTTGAAGGTGTAATAGTAGAAGAAGAGGCAGTTTTAGGTGCAAACGTTGTAATAACTGCATCTACAAGGATAATAGATGTATCGGGAGAGGAACCTGTAGAGTATAGAGGTAGAGTCCCTGCAAGAAGTGTAGTTGTACCTGGAACGATAACTAAAAAGTTCCCAGCAGGAGAATACGGCGTCCAATGTGCATTGATAATCGGAAAGAGAAAAGAGTCTACAGACAAGAAGACTTCACTAAACGAAGCTCTGAGAGAGTTTAACGTTTCTGTTTAG
- a CDS encoding YIP1 family protein, whose product MGDLIRIYINPKENLKQIKEKPLSYSSLISKFLLPFSFLPVLGYLIGFTVLKSNYLSSINQFIDLLKSDPKADLSTIEYMNKILLMLQSSDYSKIFIFLGIVWLFEIFKPIFLSALVFFFGKSFGGDNDPLKVFNLGVISLIPVWIAGLSYMVNSPVNAFLLFLASFYMFYLIFIGSEKILSIPSENSKNFQFIIVIVIFYVILSGIIGMFQTYLIRSLL is encoded by the coding sequence ATGGGAGATTTAATAAGGATATATATAAATCCAAAAGAAAATTTAAAACAGATTAAAGAAAAACCTTTATCTTACAGTAGTTTGATTTCTAAATTTCTTCTTCCTTTTTCATTTTTACCTGTTTTAGGTTATCTAATAGGTTTTACCGTTTTAAAGTCTAACTATCTATCTTCTATAAACCAGTTTATAGATTTATTAAAGTCTGACCCAAAAGCAGACCTTTCAACGATTGAGTATATGAATAAGATTTTGCTAATGCTACAATCTTCCGATTATTCAAAAATATTTATATTTTTAGGTATAGTATGGTTATTTGAAATTTTTAAGCCTATCTTTTTGTCTGCTTTAGTTTTTTTCTTTGGTAAATCATTTGGAGGAGATAACGACCCTTTAAAAGTTTTTAATCTTGGAGTTATATCTCTTATTCCTGTTTGGATTGCTGGACTGAGTTATATGGTAAACTCTCCTGTTAACGCTTTTTTACTGTTTTTAGCCAGTTTTTATATGTTTTATCTTATTTTTATTGGGTCTGAAAAAATTTTAAGCATTCCTTCTGAAAACTCAAAAAACTTTCAATTTATAATAGTGATAGTGATTTTTTACGTAATTTTAAGTGGAATAATAGGTATGTTTCAAACATATTTAATTAGGAGTCTTTTATAG
- a CDS encoding mechanosensitive ion channel family protein, producing the protein MVKDYKIVIVFFASISILYIIRILTIEFLKKLAQKTPTKLDDVIYKAIRLPSLLWIFIISLHITLTFLDISERHYHLSTKIINTLLILSITIFLANLSTRLLKLYMEEKNLPTTGTSLIFIIINTVIYIVGILIILSNLNVPITPIITTLGIGGLAVGLALKDTLSNIFSGLYILVEKRINIGDLIELENGKKGYVVNISWRTTTLKTLTNDTVIIPNEKLAQSVILNYAKPVNITRTSIEIPVSYDTDIDKLEKIILEEVEKYSKEDSKLFLNPEPTFRFVPGFGDSSLNFTLYVYVLDYEGGFAVQSELRKRIFKRLKAENIEIPYPQLDVHLKRQ; encoded by the coding sequence ATGGTAAAAGACTATAAAATAGTTATTGTTTTCTTTGCTTCTATATCAATTTTATACATAATACGGATTCTAACAATTGAATTTTTAAAAAAATTAGCTCAAAAAACTCCAACAAAGTTAGATGATGTTATTTATAAAGCAATTAGATTACCTTCTTTACTGTGGATTTTTATAATATCTTTACATATAACATTAACTTTCTTAGATATTTCAGAAAGGCATTATCATCTTTCAACAAAGATAATAAATACTCTACTTATTTTATCAATAACTATATTTTTAGCCAACTTATCTACAAGGTTGTTAAAACTCTATATGGAAGAAAAGAACTTACCAACAACAGGAACTTCATTAATCTTTATTATAATAAATACTGTTATATACATCGTGGGTATTTTAATTATTCTTTCTAACTTGAATGTTCCAATTACTCCTATAATAACTACTTTAGGGATAGGTGGTTTAGCGGTAGGTTTAGCTTTAAAAGATACTCTTTCTAACATATTCTCAGGTTTGTACATTCTCGTTGAAAAAAGGATAAATATAGGGGATTTAATAGAACTTGAAAACGGTAAAAAAGGTTATGTAGTTAACATAAGTTGGAGAACGACTACTTTAAAAACGTTGACAAATGATACGGTAATAATTCCAAATGAAAAGTTGGCTCAAAGTGTAATTTTAAATTATGCAAAACCTGTAAACATAACCAGAACTTCCATTGAAATTCCTGTTTCTTATGATACAGATATAGATAAGCTCGAAAAAATTATATTAGAAGAAGTTGAAAAGTATTCAAAAGAAGATAGTAAATTGTTTTTAAATCCAGAACCTACTTTTAGATTTGTTCCCGGATTTGGAGACAGCTCTCTTAACTTTACTTTGTATGTATATGTCTTAGATTATGAAGGTGGTTTTGCAGTCCAAAGTGAGTTAAGAAAGAGAATATTTAAAAGGTTAAAAGCTGAAAATATAGAGATACCTTATCCACAATTAGATGTTCACTTAAAGAGGCAGTAA
- the coaE gene encoding dephospho-CoA kinase (Dephospho-CoA kinase (CoaE) performs the final step in coenzyme A biosynthesis.) → MKVIGLTGGIATGKSTAEKILQDLGCFVIDADKVVHSLYENSEVLKEVKTHFPEAFEEDKLDKKKLASIIFNDPEKRKILESIIHPKVNQEIDKWLKEVKEKNPNAVAIVSVPLMIETGSYKKYDEIILIYAPKEIQIERLLKKGFAQEEALSRINAQMDIEEKKKYATYIIENTGSIEDLKRKLEDLYKKLVKDC, encoded by the coding sequence ATGAAAGTAATAGGACTTACAGGCGGTATTGCTACGGGTAAATCTACAGCTGAAAAAATACTACAAGATTTAGGCTGTTTTGTTATAGATGCAGATAAAGTTGTTCACTCTCTTTATGAAAATTCAGAAGTGTTAAAAGAAGTAAAAACACACTTTCCTGAAGCTTTTGAAGAAGATAAGTTAGATAAAAAGAAGCTGGCTAGCATAATATTTAACGACCCTGAAAAGAGGAAAATACTTGAAAGTATAATACATCCTAAAGTAAATCAAGAAATAGATAAATGGTTAAAGGAAGTTAAAGAGAAAAATCCTAATGCTGTAGCTATAGTATCTGTCCCTTTAATGATTGAAACTGGAAGTTATAAAAAATACGATGAGATAATTCTCATATATGCTCCAAAGGAGATCCAGATTGAAAGATTGCTTAAAAAAGGGTTTGCCCAAGAAGAAGCTCTAAGTAGAATAAATGCTCAAATGGACATAGAAGAAAAGAAAAAGTATGCGACTTACATTATAGAAAACACAGGCTCAATAGAAGATTTAAAAAGAAAGTTAGAAGATTTATATAAAAAACTAGTTAAAGATTGCTGA
- the gmhB gene encoding D-glycero-beta-D-manno-heptose 1,7-bisphosphate 7-phosphatase, with translation MKAVFLDRDGVINVDKGYVHKIEDFEFYPNVFKALKKLQDNGFKLFIVTNQSGIAVGYYTEEDFLKLTEYMLKEFEKYGIKIEKVYYCPHHENGIVEKYSIKCDCRKPESGMIKQAIKEFGVDSSQSFLIGDKENDILAAHKEGIKAALVKTGQGLKYVENTTADYVGEDILDVVENFILKH, from the coding sequence ATGAAGGCGGTTTTTTTAGACAGAGATGGAGTAATTAACGTAGATAAAGGATACGTCCATAAAATTGAAGACTTTGAGTTTTATCCTAACGTTTTTAAAGCTTTAAAAAAACTCCAGGACAATGGTTTTAAACTTTTTATTGTAACAAATCAATCTGGAATAGCTGTTGGCTACTACACAGAAGAAGACTTTTTAAAGCTTACAGAATATATGCTTAAAGAATTTGAAAAATATGGAATAAAAATAGAGAAGGTTTATTACTGCCCCCATCACGAGAACGGTATTGTTGAAAAGTACTCTATCAAGTGTGATTGTAGAAAACCAGAGAGTGGTATGATAAAACAGGCTATAAAAGAGTTTGGTGTTGATTCATCCCAATCATTTTTAATAGGAGATAAAGAAAACGATATTTTAGCAGCTCATAAAGAAGGAATAAAAGCAGCTTTAGTTAAAACTGGACAAGGCTTAAAATACGTAGAAAACACTACAGCTGATTATGTTGGAGAAGATATTTTAGATGTGGTTGAAAACTTTATATTGAAGCATTAG
- a CDS encoding type III pantothenate kinase yields the protein MILGIDVGNTTVEFGLIKNLDEIHSMKFSTDLEKTSDDWILNIDFFVRYFLREKKDIKHIIISSVVPNIDTTIRIALLKYFDKNPLFIGKDLKVPIKINYDDTSQVGVDRLLNSYASLHITKPPILCIDFGTAITFDVVNKKGEYDGGLIFPGMETSLKCLFSKTAKLPKVSLERPDSVVGKNTVNSIQSGIYYGYLSLVEGIIEKVEENYKERFNIILTGGNANIIASSLKRKFIFEPKLPMKGIFYLANSLM from the coding sequence TTGATACTTGGAATTGACGTAGGTAATACAACAGTAGAATTTGGACTTATTAAAAACTTAGATGAAATACATAGCATGAAATTTTCTACAGACTTAGAGAAAACTTCTGATGATTGGATTTTAAACATAGATTTTTTTGTAAGATACTTTCTTAGAGAAAAAAAGGACATCAAACATATCATCATATCCTCAGTAGTACCTAATATAGACACAACAATTAGGATTGCCCTGCTTAAATATTTTGACAAAAACCCTTTATTTATTGGTAAAGACTTGAAAGTTCCAATTAAAATAAACTATGACGACACGTCTCAAGTAGGAGTAGATAGATTGTTAAACAGTTATGCATCTTTGCATATTACAAAACCCCCGATACTTTGTATAGATTTTGGTACAGCTATCACGTTTGATGTGGTGAATAAAAAAGGTGAGTACGACGGTGGATTAATATTCCCCGGAATGGAAACATCTTTAAAATGTTTATTCTCAAAAACAGCAAAACTGCCAAAAGTTAGTTTAGAAAGACCAGATTCTGTAGTTGGTAAAAATACAGTAAATAGTATTCAATCAGGGATTTATTACGGTTATTTATCATTGGTAGAAGGAATAATTGAAAAGGTTGAAGAAAACTATAAAGAAAGGTTTAATATTATATTAACTGGAGGAAATGCTAATATAATAGCATCAAGCTTAAAAAGAAAATTTATTTTTGAGCCTAAACTTCCAATGAAAGGTATTTTTTACCTTGCAAATTCTCTTATGTAG
- a CDS encoding N-acetylmuramoyl-L-alanine amidase gives MFRYLILLTVFIISFSFGFEIRTGTYEGKVRIVFDGVKNADVIAVSNNNIIIKIPDKYKNSNLELKNSSIKEIDIYTNEKKNSSLIYITLQEDATYKYFSLSNPDRFVIDITNSSIIKNQPQKIEKKDYQADILDTILKNLENQTKNSSLSSLDVEVPKNFSGKKKIIVIDPGHGGHDPGAMANGLKEKDINLQVALKLKNYLEKDGRFKVYLTRDDDYFVPLYNRTLIALEKKADLFISIHTNASENPNLSGTYVYTLNLRGATSKLAKMVEERENKTVLNVVKVSANPNVNKIVADMAISHTMTEGLNFAKFIEVNTKNLLPDTEFKKIESANFAVLKTPSIPAVLVETAFITNEKDAKLLSDDKFLDNLAKVLYKSTVDYFFKYKNLVFKGKAES, from the coding sequence TTTCTTTTGGATTTGAGATTAGAACCGGAACCTACGAAGGCAAAGTCAGAATAGTATTTGATGGAGTAAAAAATGCGGATGTAATAGCAGTTTCCAACAACAATATAATAATAAAAATTCCTGACAAATACAAAAATTCAAATCTTGAGTTGAAAAATTCCTCAATAAAAGAAATCGATATATACACAAACGAAAAAAAGAATTCATCTTTAATCTATATTACACTTCAAGAAGATGCTACTTATAAATATTTTTCTCTATCAAATCCAGATAGATTTGTTATTGATATAACAAACTCATCTATAATAAAAAATCAACCTCAAAAGATAGAAAAAAAAGATTACCAAGCTGATATACTTGATACAATTCTTAAAAATCTTGAAAACCAAACTAAAAACTCATCGCTATCCTCTCTTGATGTAGAAGTTCCTAAAAACTTTTCCGGGAAAAAGAAGATTATAGTGATAGACCCGGGACATGGAGGACACGATCCGGGAGCTATGGCAAACGGTCTTAAAGAAAAAGACATCAACCTCCAAGTTGCTTTAAAACTTAAAAACTATCTTGAAAAAGATGGCAGATTTAAAGTTTATCTTACCAGAGATGACGATTACTTTGTACCATTATACAATAGAACTTTAATAGCTTTAGAGAAAAAGGCAGACCTATTTATAAGTATTCACACTAATGCTTCAGAAAATCCAAACCTTTCAGGAACTTATGTATATACACTGAATTTAAGAGGTGCTACATCTAAACTTGCAAAGATGGTAGAAGAAAGAGAAAACAAAACAGTTTTAAATGTTGTAAAAGTTAGTGCAAATCCAAATGTAAATAAAATAGTTGCAGATATGGCTATAAGCCATACAATGACTGAAGGACTTAACTTTGCAAAGTTTATTGAAGTAAATACTAAAAACCTACTACCTGATACAGAGTTTAAAAAAATAGAATCGGCAAATTTTGCAGTTTTAAAAACCCCTTCCATTCCAGCAGTCTTAGTAGAAACAGCTTTTATAACAAATGAAAAAGATGCAAAACTCCTATCAGATGATAAGTTTTTAGATAACTTGGCAAAAGTTCTTTACAAATCTACAGTAGATTACTTTTTCAAGTATAAAAATTTAGTTTTTAAAGGTAAAGCGGAAAGTTGA